One segment of Pantoea sp. Lij88 DNA contains the following:
- the rcsB gene encoding response regulator transcription factor RcsB, which produces MNNLNVIIADDHPIVLFGIRKSLEQIEWVNVVGEFEDSTALINNLSKLDANVLITDLSMPGEKYGDGITLIKYIKRHYPDLSIIVLTMNNNPAILSSVLDLDIEGIVLKQGAPTDLPKALAALQKGKKYTPESVAKLLEKISAGGYGDKRLSPKESEVLRLFAEGFLVTEIAKKLNRSIKTISSQKKSAMMKLGVDNDIALLNYLSSVSQSQVERD; this is translated from the coding sequence ATGAATAACTTAAACGTAATTATTGCCGATGACCATCCAATTGTCCTTTTCGGTATCCGAAAGTCTCTGGAGCAAATTGAATGGGTCAACGTTGTAGGTGAGTTCGAAGACTCAACAGCACTGATCAACAATCTGTCCAAGCTTGACGCCAACGTCCTGATCACCGACCTCTCTATGCCAGGTGAGAAGTATGGCGATGGTATTACGCTGATTAAATATATTAAACGCCACTATCCGGATCTTTCGATTATTGTTCTGACCATGAACAATAACCCGGCGATTCTGAGTTCGGTGCTTGATCTCGATATCGAAGGGATCGTCCTGAAACAGGGCGCGCCTACCGATCTGCCAAAAGCACTGGCTGCACTGCAGAAAGGCAAGAAATATACGCCGGAAAGCGTTGCGAAGCTGCTGGAGAAGATCAGCGCGGGTGGTTATGGCGACAAGCGCCTGTCACCGAAAGAGAGCGAAGTGCTGCGTCTGTTCGCAGAAGGTTTCCTGGTCACCGAAATCGCCAAGAAACTGAACCGCAGTATCAAAACCATCAGTAGCCAGAAGAAATCAGCGATGATGAAACTGGGCGTGGATAACGATATCGCGCTGCTGAACTACCTCTCCTCTGTCAGCCAGAGTCAGGTCGAAAGAGACTAA
- the rcsC gene encoding two-component system sensor histidine kinase RcsC yields MKYPVSFRTTLRISRYLFRALALLIWTLGAVLTAFYIISVLHNKETQVRQEFASNYGTIQWYVRHSADMMRELKYITENRLTNASSGLDVLTGMMPGKATQPQFTPLFSDGDCTSMSNTWRNSLDSLSYYINYWKSNFASSYELNRVFFIGGESQCLADFTIGSNNADRDRSLKSLRENVLRYRNSSEEERRNPMYWINSSAQPGVGTFYMVVPVYVANKLQALLGVEQNIRLDEFIQPGSLPIIASITDENYRPLLNSRRGGLGFSLDNLPDDKTWFGYLNGYRQLVLKKPLPPSDLNVVWSIPTDVMVDQLKLMIINALLLNIFTAVILFTLAWVFERRMFLPAEENAHRLEEHEQFNRKIVASAPVGICILRTSDGTNILSNELAHNYLTLLTQEDRLRLNEIIGGQQVNFVDVLTGSNTNLQISFVHSRYRNENVAICVLVDVSARVRMEQSLQEMAHAAEQASQSKSMFLATVSHELRTPLYGIIGNLDLLQTKELPSGIDSLVTAMNNSSSLLLKIISDILDFSKIESEQLKIEPRPFAPREIVTHIVGNYLSLVVKKRLTLYCFIEHDVPQVLDGDPLRLQQVISNLLNNAIKFTHTGCIILHAYVAEGYLAFRVRDTGVGIPAKELPRLFDPFFQVGNGVQRNFQGTGLGLAICEKLINMMDGDIEVDSEPGMGSQFIVRIPIYKGQKPSLMLLEDLQETKIWLAMRNDYLAAFITRQMEQQGIQVAEYNGKPGQDDVVMTDYDVEIDAPLRALITFDGSHVDMPRERQPGRWIHSTATLHEVPALLARIYRIALGNDAADALLLAAPVEEKVHNDDIMVLIVDDHPINRMLLSEQLGTLGYQVKTAQDGVDALNVLSRNEIDIVLTDVNMPNMDGYRLTQRLRQLGHLFPVVGVTANALAEEKQRCMDAGMDNCLSKPVTLDVLKVTLAIYADRVRKTRTG; encoded by the coding sequence TTGAAATATCCTGTCTCTTTCCGCACTACGCTTCGCATCTCGCGCTATCTTTTCCGCGCGCTGGCGCTGCTAATCTGGACGCTGGGCGCTGTTCTGACGGCGTTTTACATCATCAGCGTGCTGCATAACAAAGAGACGCAGGTCCGGCAGGAGTTCGCCAGTAACTACGGCACCATTCAGTGGTATGTGCGCCATTCGGCGGACATGATGCGTGAGCTGAAATATATCACCGAGAACCGCTTAACCAACGCCAGCAGTGGTCTGGATGTGCTGACCGGCATGATGCCGGGCAAAGCCACCCAGCCGCAGTTTACGCCGCTGTTCTCAGATGGCGACTGCACCTCAATGAGCAATACCTGGCGCAACTCACTCGATTCACTCAGCTACTACATCAATTACTGGAAAAGTAACTTCGCCTCATCGTATGAACTCAATCGGGTGTTCTTTATCGGTGGCGAGAGTCAGTGTCTGGCCGATTTTACGATTGGCAGCAACAATGCGGATCGGGACCGCAGCCTGAAATCGCTGCGTGAGAATGTGCTGCGCTATCGCAATAGCAGCGAAGAAGAGCGCCGTAATCCGATGTACTGGATCAACAGCAGTGCTCAGCCCGGTGTCGGAACCTTCTACATGGTGGTGCCGGTTTACGTCGCCAATAAGTTACAGGCACTGCTGGGTGTTGAGCAGAATATCCGTCTGGATGAGTTTATCCAGCCGGGCAGCCTGCCAATTATCGCCTCTATTACCGATGAAAATTATCGTCCACTGCTGAACTCACGGCGCGGCGGGCTGGGCTTCTCGCTTGATAATCTGCCGGATGATAAAACCTGGTTCGGTTATCTGAATGGTTATCGTCAGCTGGTCCTGAAAAAACCATTGCCGCCTTCCGATCTTAACGTGGTGTGGTCGATACCCACCGACGTAATGGTGGATCAGCTCAAGCTGATGATCATTAATGCGCTGCTGCTGAATATTTTCACTGCGGTGATCCTGTTTACGCTCGCCTGGGTGTTTGAGCGGCGGATGTTCCTGCCCGCAGAAGAGAATGCGCACCGGCTGGAAGAGCATGAGCAGTTTAACCGTAAGATTGTCGCCTCTGCGCCGGTCGGGATCTGTATTTTACGCACCAGCGACGGCACCAATATTCTGAGTAACGAGCTGGCGCACAACTATCTGACGTTGCTGACGCAGGAAGATCGCCTGCGGTTGAATGAGATTATCGGCGGCCAGCAGGTCAACTTCGTCGATGTGCTGACCGGCAGCAATACCAACCTGCAAATCAGTTTTGTGCATTCGCGCTATCGTAATGAAAACGTGGCGATCTGCGTGCTGGTCGATGTCTCGGCACGTGTGCGGATGGAGCAGTCTCTGCAGGAGATGGCCCACGCGGCAGAGCAGGCGAGCCAGTCGAAATCGATGTTCCTTGCCACCGTCAGTCACGAACTGCGCACGCCGCTGTATGGCATTATCGGTAACCTCGATCTGCTGCAGACCAAAGAGCTGCCCAGCGGTATCGACTCGCTGGTGACGGCGATGAACAACTCCTCCAGCCTGCTGCTGAAGATCATCAGCGATATTCTCGACTTCTCCAAAATCGAGTCCGAGCAGCTGAAAATTGAGCCGCGTCCGTTCGCCCCACGTGAAATCGTCACGCACATCGTCGGCAACTATCTGTCGCTGGTGGTGAAGAAGCGCCTGACGCTCTACTGCTTTATCGAACATGACGTTCCGCAGGTGCTGGACGGCGATCCGCTGCGCCTGCAGCAGGTGATCTCTAACCTGCTGAACAACGCGATTAAGTTCACACACACCGGCTGCATTATCCTCCACGCCTATGTGGCTGAGGGCTATCTGGCCTTCCGCGTCCGTGATACCGGCGTCGGTATTCCGGCCAAAGAGCTGCCGCGACTGTTTGATCCCTTCTTCCAGGTGGGAAATGGCGTGCAGCGTAATTTCCAGGGCACCGGGCTGGGACTGGCGATTTGTGAAAAGCTGATCAATATGATGGACGGGGATATTGAGGTCGACTCAGAGCCGGGCATGGGCAGCCAGTTCATTGTGCGAATCCCGATCTACAAAGGACAGAAGCCGTCACTGATGCTGCTGGAGGATTTACAGGAGACGAAAATCTGGCTGGCAATGCGCAACGACTATCTTGCCGCGTTTATTACCCGTCAGATGGAGCAGCAGGGCATTCAGGTCGCGGAGTATAACGGCAAGCCAGGGCAAGACGATGTGGTGATGACCGATTACGACGTGGAGATTGATGCACCGTTGCGCGCACTGATCACGTTTGATGGATCGCATGTGGATATGCCGCGTGAACGTCAGCCGGGGCGCTGGATCCATTCGACCGCCACGCTGCATGAAGTGCCGGCACTGCTGGCGCGCATCTATCGCATCGCGCTGGGCAACGACGCGGCGGATGCGCTGTTACTGGCGGCACCGGTTGAGGAGAAAGTGCATAACGACGACATCATGGTGCTGATTGTCGATGACCATCCGATTAACCGTATGCTGCTGTCGGAACAGCTCGGCACGCTGGGCTATCAGGTGAAAACCGCGCAGGATGGTGTTGATGCGCTGAATGTCCTGAGCCGCAATGAGATCGATATCGTACTGACCGACGTGAACATGCCGAACATGGATGGCTATCGCCTGACGCAGCGTTTACGTCAGCTGGGCCATCTCTTCCCGGTGGTGGGCGTGACGGCGAATGCGCTGGCGGAAGAGAAACAGCGTTGTATGGATGCGGGAATGGATAACTGTCTGTCGAAACCGGTGACGCTGGATGTACTGAAAGTGACGCTGGCAATCTATGCAGATCGGGTGCGTAAAACGCGGACAGGATAA
- the gyrA gene encoding DNA topoisomerase (ATP-hydrolyzing) subunit A: MSDLAREITPVNIEEELKNSYLGYAMSVIVGRALPDVRDGLKPVHRRVLFAMSVLGNDWNKPYKKSARVVGDVIGKYHPHGDSAVYDTIVRMAQPFSLRYMLVDGQGNFGSIDGDSAAAMRYTEIRMSKIAHDLLADLEKETVDFVPNYDGTEQIPEVLPTKIPNLLVNGSSGIAVGMATNIPPHNLREVINGCLAYIENEDISIEELMEHIPGPDFPTAAIINGRRGIEEAYRTGRGKIYIRARGEVEADAKTGRETIIIHELPYQVNKARLIEKIAELVKEKRVEGISALRDESDKDGMRIVIEIKRDAVGEVVLNNLYSLTQLQTSFGINMVALHQGQPKIMALKEILDAFVRHRREVVTRRTIFELRKARDRAHILEGLAIALANIDPIIELIRRAPNPAEAKAGLIAQAWDLGNVSAMLERAGDDAARPEWLDPQYGIRDGQYYLTEQQAQAILDLRLQKLTGLEHEKLLDEYKALLEQIAELLHILSSADRLMEVIREELELMRDQFGDERRTEITANTADINIEDLINQEDVVVTLSHQGYVKYQPLTDYEAQRRGGKGKSAARIKEEDFIDRLLVANTHDTILCFSSRGRLYWMKVYQLPEASRGARGRPIVNLLPLEANERITAILPVREYTEGFNIFMATALGTVKKTALKEFSRPRSAGIIAVNLRDDDELIGVALTNGNDEAMLFSAAGKVVRFAETAVRAMGRTASGVRGIRLAEGDRVVSLIVPREEGAIMTVTQNGYGKRTANSEYPTKSRATQGVISIKVTERNGPVIGAVQVVDGDQIMMITDAGTLVRTRVSEVSVVGRNTQGVILIRTAEDENVVGLQRVAEPVEEEELDSIDGSVAEGEDDIAPEAEIDDEEIAPEADAEDEGDAAEDEE; the protein is encoded by the coding sequence ATGAGCGACCTTGCGAGAGAAATTACACCGGTCAATATCGAAGAAGAATTAAAGAATTCTTACCTCGGTTACGCCATGTCGGTCATCGTTGGCCGAGCTTTACCCGATGTGCGTGATGGCCTGAAGCCGGTTCACCGTCGCGTTCTTTTTGCGATGAGCGTACTGGGTAACGACTGGAACAAACCCTATAAAAAATCTGCCCGCGTCGTCGGTGACGTTATCGGTAAATATCACCCGCATGGTGATTCCGCCGTTTACGACACCATCGTACGTATGGCCCAGCCTTTCTCCCTGCGTTACATGCTGGTGGACGGACAAGGCAACTTCGGTTCCATCGACGGCGACTCCGCCGCGGCGATGCGTTACACCGAAATTCGCATGTCGAAAATCGCCCACGACCTGTTAGCTGACCTGGAAAAAGAGACCGTCGATTTCGTCCCGAACTACGACGGCACTGAGCAGATCCCTGAAGTTCTGCCGACCAAAATCCCTAACCTGCTGGTGAACGGTTCATCCGGTATCGCCGTGGGTATGGCAACCAACATTCCACCGCACAACCTGCGTGAAGTGATTAACGGCTGCCTGGCGTACATTGAAAATGAAGACATCAGCATTGAAGAGCTGATGGAGCACATTCCGGGGCCAGATTTCCCGACCGCTGCCATTATCAATGGTCGCCGTGGTATTGAAGAAGCGTACCGCACCGGACGCGGTAAGATTTATATTCGTGCGCGTGGCGAAGTGGAAGCCGATGCTAAAACGGGCCGCGAAACCATCATTATTCATGAGCTGCCGTATCAGGTTAACAAAGCACGCCTGATTGAGAAGATTGCGGAGCTGGTGAAAGAGAAGCGTGTCGAAGGCATCAGCGCACTGCGCGATGAGTCTGATAAAGACGGCATGCGTATCGTGATTGAGATTAAGCGTGATGCAGTCGGCGAAGTGGTTCTGAATAATCTCTATTCACTGACCCAGCTGCAGACCTCGTTTGGTATCAACATGGTGGCGCTGCATCAGGGCCAGCCAAAGATTATGGCACTGAAGGAGATTCTGGACGCCTTCGTTCGCCATCGTCGTGAAGTCGTTACGCGTCGTACCATTTTCGAACTGCGTAAAGCCCGTGACCGTGCGCATATCCTGGAAGGTCTGGCGATTGCGCTGGCGAATATCGATCCAATTATCGAGCTGATTCGTCGTGCACCTAACCCGGCTGAAGCGAAAGCGGGTCTGATTGCTCAGGCGTGGGATCTGGGTAACGTGTCAGCGATGCTGGAACGTGCAGGCGATGACGCCGCCCGTCCGGAGTGGCTGGATCCGCAGTACGGCATCCGTGATGGTCAGTACTATCTGACCGAGCAGCAGGCTCAGGCGATCCTGGATCTGCGTCTGCAGAAACTGACCGGCCTTGAGCACGAGAAGCTGCTGGATGAGTACAAAGCGCTGCTGGAGCAGATCGCTGAGTTGCTGCACATTCTGTCGAGCGCCGATCGTCTGATGGAAGTGATTCGCGAAGAGCTGGAGCTGATGCGTGATCAGTTCGGCGATGAGCGTCGCACAGAGATTACGGCCAACACCGCAGATATTAATATCGAAGACCTGATTAATCAGGAAGATGTTGTGGTGACCTTGTCGCATCAGGGCTATGTGAAGTATCAGCCGCTGACCGACTATGAAGCGCAGCGTCGTGGTGGTAAAGGCAAGTCAGCCGCACGTATCAAAGAAGAGGACTTCATTGATCGTCTGCTGGTGGCGAACACCCATGACACGATTCTTTGCTTCTCAAGCCGTGGCCGTCTCTACTGGATGAAGGTTTATCAGCTGCCGGAAGCAAGCCGTGGCGCGCGTGGACGTCCAATCGTCAACCTGCTGCCGCTGGAAGCCAACGAGCGTATTACGGCGATTCTGCCGGTACGTGAGTATACCGAAGGCTTCAATATCTTTATGGCGACCGCTCTGGGAACCGTGAAGAAGACTGCGCTGAAAGAGTTCAGCCGTCCACGCAGCGCCGGCATTATTGCCGTGAATCTGCGTGACGACGATGAGCTGATCGGTGTGGCGCTGACCAACGGTAACGATGAAGCCATGCTGTTCTCAGCGGCCGGTAAAGTGGTGCGCTTTGCAGAAACCGCAGTCCGTGCGATGGGTCGTACCGCCTCTGGCGTACGCGGCATCAGGCTGGCTGAAGGCGATCGCGTTGTCTCTCTGATTGTGCCGCGTGAAGAGGGTGCAATTATGACTGTGACGCAGAATGGCTACGGTAAGCGTACTGCCAACAGCGAATACCCGACCAAGTCGCGTGCGACGCAGGGTGTTATTTCAATCAAAGTGACCGAGCGTAATGGTCCGGTGATTGGCGCAGTTCAGGTTGTTGATGGCGATCAGATTATGATGATCACCGATGCCGGTACGCTGGTGCGTACACGCGTGTCAGAAGTGAGCGTCGTGGGTCGTAATACCCAGGGTGTGATTCTGATTCGTACCGCAGAGGATGAGAACGTAGTCGGACTGCAGCGTGTTGCTGAGCCGGTTGAAGAAGAAGAGCTGGATTCAATCGACGGTAGCGTGGCGGAAGGCGAGGATGATATCGCGCCGGAAGCCGAGATCGACGATGAAGAGATTGCACCGGAAGCGGATGCAGAAGACGAAGGCGACGCGGCTGAAGACGAAGAGTAA
- the rcsD gene encoding phosphotransferase RcsD — protein MLYKFPLTSGNVTRFFVVFNLVLLLALGFMVHNSVNAWLTGKRYAMDDLARDVQKRIDAYRFATWQIYENLSTSAAGATPGSNLQETRLRPDVYYLEKTRRKTEALIFGSHDSSTLDMTMRMSNYLDTLWGAENPTWSMYFLNGQDNSLIMISTLPLKDMATRYKESAISSMVDGRRAEMLQQANALDERESFSPLRHLAFQNDHYFTLRTTFNQPGHLATVVAFDLPVNDLVPQNMPLENFQLRQDSSMPASSSEQQEVENTRVSLVNPNIEIAATLPSTSLQLVYQVPITRLIIDTLHNLLWPLLINLLLFLLSLAGIVLLRQQSLRPSENQSAELDSLRVLNEEIVASLPVGLLVYDFASNRTLLSNKIAEHLLPHLNLQKIINMSDQHQGVLQATINNEVYEIRHARSVLSPHTQLFMMRDQDRELLVNKKLQKAQQVLDRNHQMRQQLLHNLGHALNQPLEKMVTQLVQLSQRDADETVLDLLDESQGLARLVDDIVLLNRLEAHDWSPDATVFNLQELLDEIALESLPLMRRKGLSLVVNNHLANDETRFGDRRALRKVLTTLMHYALTTTRWGKITLEVKAAEKQADRVIIELVDTGAGLTVDELANVDFPFLGDTSQDRYGQASGMAFFLCKQLCKQMGGSLDIVAKADIGTRYNMQLPLVLEEKREEEEEKILDGVTALVEITVEDVHKIVCRHLENWGARCLTPDERISGQDHDVMVTDDPSKLSGWALLLAEDELGHHALNDQQYRVNFNLSNAMLDALLALIEKQLSHDVMDNDMEDDAATPLMSGGYFQLFTETVPVDVKRLYTESAEKDYASLAQTAHRLKGVFAMLNLTPGKQLCEELEHHIKACDDSNITNTTSDIDAYVNQLLQQGNQ, from the coding sequence TCAATCTGGTGCTCCTGCTGGCGCTGGGCTTTATGGTGCATAACTCGGTCAACGCCTGGCTGACCGGGAAACGCTATGCCATGGACGATCTGGCGCGCGACGTGCAGAAGCGCATCGACGCCTATCGCTTTGCCACCTGGCAAATCTATGAAAACCTTTCGACCAGTGCCGCCGGTGCGACGCCTGGCAGTAACCTGCAGGAAACGCGGTTGCGTCCTGACGTCTATTATCTGGAAAAAACCCGCCGTAAAACCGAAGCGCTGATTTTCGGCTCCCATGACAGCAGCACGCTGGACATGACCATGCGGATGTCGAACTATCTCGACACGCTGTGGGGCGCGGAAAATCCGACCTGGTCGATGTACTTTTTAAATGGTCAGGACAACAGCCTGATCATGATCTCGACCCTGCCGCTGAAAGATATGGCGACACGCTACAAAGAGAGCGCCATCAGTTCCATGGTGGATGGCCGTCGCGCTGAGATGCTGCAGCAGGCCAATGCGCTGGATGAGCGCGAGAGTTTCTCGCCGCTGCGCCACCTCGCCTTCCAGAACGATCACTATTTCACGCTGCGCACCACCTTTAACCAGCCAGGCCATCTGGCCACGGTCGTCGCCTTTGATCTGCCGGTTAACGATCTCGTTCCGCAGAACATGCCGCTGGAAAACTTCCAGCTGCGACAGGATAGCTCGATGCCGGCCAGCAGCAGTGAACAGCAGGAAGTGGAAAACACCCGTGTTTCACTGGTTAATCCCAATATTGAGATTGCGGCCACCCTGCCCAGTACCTCGCTGCAGCTGGTCTATCAGGTGCCGATTACCCGCCTGATTATCGATACCCTGCACAACTTGCTCTGGCCGCTGCTGATCAACCTGCTGCTGTTCCTGCTGTCGCTGGCGGGTATCGTGCTGCTGCGCCAGCAGTCACTGCGTCCCAGCGAGAATCAGAGCGCTGAACTCGACTCCCTTCGGGTTCTGAATGAAGAGATTGTCGCCAGCCTGCCGGTCGGCCTGCTGGTGTATGACTTTGCCAGCAACCGCACCCTGCTGAGCAATAAGATTGCTGAACATCTTTTGCCTCACCTCAATCTGCAGAAGATCATTAATATGTCCGACCAGCATCAGGGCGTGCTGCAGGCCACCATCAATAACGAAGTGTATGAGATTCGCCACGCCCGCAGCGTGCTGTCACCGCATACCCAGCTGTTTATGATGCGTGACCAGGATCGCGAGCTGCTGGTGAATAAAAAACTGCAGAAAGCGCAACAGGTGCTGGATCGCAACCATCAGATGCGCCAGCAACTGCTGCATAATCTGGGCCATGCGCTGAATCAGCCCCTGGAGAAAATGGTGACGCAGCTGGTGCAGCTCAGCCAGCGTGATGCCGATGAAACCGTGCTGGACCTGCTCGATGAGAGTCAGGGCCTGGCCCGACTGGTGGATGATATCGTGCTGCTGAACCGCCTTGAAGCGCATGACTGGTCACCCGATGCGACGGTCTTTAACCTGCAGGAACTGCTGGATGAAATCGCGCTGGAAAGTCTGCCGCTGATGCGCCGCAAAGGGCTGTCGCTGGTGGTGAATAATCATCTGGCGAATGACGAGACACGCTTTGGCGACCGTCGCGCTCTGCGTAAAGTGCTGACCACGCTGATGCACTACGCCCTGACCACGACCCGCTGGGGCAAAATCACCCTGGAAGTTAAGGCTGCCGAAAAGCAGGCCGATAGAGTGATCATCGAACTGGTGGATACCGGTGCCGGTTTGACGGTGGATGAACTGGCGAATGTGGACTTCCCGTTCCTGGGCGATACCAGTCAGGATCGCTATGGACAGGCTTCCGGTATGGCGTTCTTCCTGTGTAAGCAGCTCTGCAAGCAGATGGGTGGCAGTCTCGATATCGTGGCAAAAGCCGATATCGGTACGCGCTACAACATGCAGCTGCCGCTGGTGCTGGAAGAGAAGCGCGAAGAAGAAGAGGAAAAAATTCTGGATGGTGTGACCGCGCTGGTGGAGATCACCGTGGAGGACGTGCATAAAATCGTCTGCCGCCATCTGGAGAACTGGGGAGCGCGTTGTCTGACGCCTGATGAGCGTATCTCCGGACAGGATCACGATGTCATGGTGACCGACGATCCATCGAAGCTTAGCGGCTGGGCACTGCTGCTGGCGGAAGATGAACTGGGTCATCATGCACTGAACGACCAGCAGTATCGGGTCAATTTCAATCTCAGTAATGCGATGCTCGATGCATTGCTGGCCCTGATTGAGAAACAACTGTCGCATGATGTGATGGATAACGACATGGAAGACGACGCGGCCACGCCATTGATGAGCGGCGGCTATTTCCAGCTGTTTACGGAGACAGTACCGGTTGATGTGAAGAGACTGTATACTGAGTCGGCGGAAAAGGACTACGCCTCGCTTGCTCAGACAGCGCATCGCCTAAAGGGCGTGTTTGCCATGCTCAATCTGACTCCCGGCAAACAGCTTTGTGAAGAGTTAGAACACCACATTAAAGCGTGTGACGATTCAAACATTACAAATACCACCAGTGATATTGACGCTTACGTCAATCAACTGCTGCAGCAAGGTAACCAATAA
- the ubiG gene encoding bifunctional 2-polyprenyl-6-hydroxyphenol methylase/3-demethylubiquinol 3-O-methyltransferase UbiG has translation MNAQPQNHQHNVDAQEIAKFEAVASRWWDLEGEFKPLHRINPLRLGYIAQHSNGLFGKTVLDVGCGGGILSESMAREGAVVTGLDMGAEPLAVARLHALESGVTLDYVQQTVEEHAEQNAGKYDVVTCMEMLEHVPDPRSVIHACAKLVKPGGEVFFSTLNRNPKAWLLAIFGAEYVLRMLPRGTHDVKKFIRPSELLGWVDETTLRERNIIGLHYNPLTNRFKLAPGTDVNYMVHTHRAV, from the coding sequence ATGAATGCACAACCGCAGAATCATCAGCATAACGTCGATGCGCAGGAAATTGCCAAGTTTGAGGCCGTTGCCTCGCGCTGGTGGGATCTGGAGGGTGAATTTAAACCGTTGCACCGTATCAACCCGTTGCGCCTGGGCTACATCGCGCAGCACAGCAATGGCCTGTTCGGTAAAACCGTGCTCGACGTCGGATGCGGCGGCGGCATTTTATCCGAAAGCATGGCGCGTGAAGGCGCCGTCGTGACCGGCCTGGATATGGGTGCGGAACCGCTGGCCGTGGCGCGCCTGCATGCCCTGGAGAGCGGCGTAACGCTGGACTACGTGCAGCAGACCGTTGAAGAGCATGCTGAGCAGAACGCCGGGAAATATGATGTGGTGACCTGCATGGAGATGCTGGAGCATGTGCCGGATCCCCGCTCGGTGATTCACGCCTGTGCGAAACTGGTTAAACCCGGCGGCGAAGTCTTTTTCTCTACGCTGAACCGCAATCCCAAAGCCTGGCTGCTGGCGATCTTTGGCGCGGAATATGTGCTCCGTATGCTGCCGCGCGGCACCCATGACGTGAAGAAGTTTATCCGTCCTTCCGAACTGCTGGGCTGGGTCGATGAAACGACGCTGCGTGAACGTAACATCATCGGCCTGCACTACAATCCGCTGACTAATCGCTTCAAACTGGCCCCCGGTACGGACGTGAATTATATGGTGCATACCCACCGCGCCGTCTGA